A DNA window from Bacteroides cellulosilyticus contains the following coding sequences:
- a CDS encoding tetratricopeptide repeat protein, giving the protein MVQNDSLIKIAIDYYRNSKNQERLAKSYFYLGCVYLEQRKLPAAIDFYLKALDIMPKGKDPVFLSMIYSHLGDCYSEQDLNKTALSMYKEAYALCIGRDSLRTCYNLKNIANAFLLGQQWDSTYYYYKKALPIALSLNNSAMVSAVYKNMATLYNEQNKFVDADTCISKALVYLSEGEGYTAACSVKGDIMNHLNKKDSAAYYWNIGARSSNIYAKTSSYHSLFQESKRMRDWEKSTLYADSFIIFYDSIQIMNDRAELDELMDNHLVELHKYKLSVKNQQVVVILVVVFLCLVFILVVLYLWRDRIRQKKYVSLQQQLTKNRTEVMLLNEEPDATAEDKGVELCKLEEERLEICISLFKTTNGYKKLYELENSSPKKRISLVANYRMKIINDIRRTFIDVMAGFKERCTALTNDDLLYCILTLLNTSKDVIWDIMDSTPDAIKMRKSRIRTKMDIELFEQIFGC; this is encoded by the coding sequence TTGGTACAGAATGATTCCTTAATAAAGATAGCAATAGACTATTATAGAAACAGTAAGAATCAGGAGCGACTTGCGAAGTCTTATTTCTATTTGGGTTGTGTTTATTTGGAGCAAAGAAAGCTTCCGGCAGCTATTGATTTTTATTTGAAGGCTCTAGATATAATGCCTAAAGGAAAAGACCCTGTATTTTTATCTATGATATATAGTCATTTAGGCGATTGCTATAGTGAGCAGGATCTGAATAAGACTGCCTTATCTATGTATAAAGAAGCGTATGCCTTGTGTATAGGCCGAGATTCTTTGCGTACATGTTATAATCTGAAGAATATAGCAAATGCTTTTTTATTGGGACAACAATGGGACAGTACGTACTATTATTACAAAAAGGCATTACCCATAGCTCTTTCTTTGAATAATTCGGCTATGGTGTCGGCTGTATATAAAAATATGGCTACTCTTTATAATGAACAAAATAAATTCGTAGATGCTGATACCTGTATATCGAAAGCCTTGGTTTATTTATCCGAAGGTGAGGGGTATACCGCGGCTTGCTCTGTTAAGGGGGATATAATGAATCATCTGAATAAGAAAGATTCTGCCGCTTATTATTGGAATATAGGAGCAAGGTCATCTAATATATACGCTAAAACATCATCTTATCATTCTCTTTTTCAAGAGAGTAAAAGAATGAGAGATTGGGAGAAATCTACCTTGTATGCTGATTCCTTTATAATCTTCTATGATTCTATTCAGATAATGAATGACCGTGCAGAGCTTGATGAACTGATGGACAATCATTTGGTTGAATTGCATAAATATAAACTGTCTGTTAAAAATCAGCAGGTAGTTGTAATCCTAGTTGTTGTTTTTTTGTGTCTGGTATTTATTTTGGTTGTACTATACTTGTGGCGTGATAGGATCCGGCAAAAGAAATACGTATCCTTGCAACAGCAATTAACAAAGAACCGTACTGAGGTCATGTTATTAAATGAAGAGCCTGATGCTACAGCTGAAGATAAGGGGGTAGAATTATGCAAGTTGGAAGAAGAACGATTGGAGATTTGCATATCTCTGTTTAAAACGACTAACGGTTATAAAAAACTATATGAACTTGAGAACTCATCTCCTAAAAAACGTATTTCGTTAGTTGCTAATTATAGGATGAAGATTATCAATGATATTCGAAGAACCTTTATAGATGTTATGGCCGGGTTTAAGGAGCGTTGTACGGCCTTGACTAATGACGATTTATTATATTGTATTTTAACTCTTCTGAATACCTCCAAAGATGTTATTTGGGATATAATGGACTCTACTCCGGATGCGATAAAAATGAGAAAAAGCCGCATTAGGACCAAAATGGATATTGAACTGTTTGAACAAATCTTTGGTTGCTGA
- a CDS encoding retropepsin-like aspartic protease gives MKTILLFLLLCISLSTSAQTADERAGTYMNQADWFSLQREFAINKDSLHPFLQEFGQALLDNFFNRPEAACESIGKLLNEQQNNMGFENTASMIYLLSENLSKLGANDQAAETLKSFCDQLEGQVDSAFLAGYRTRECQYRALAKYDLYQWNKADNDLILPFRIDSIGTKGSTAITLQGELNGKERNYTLDTGAGVNVVTPEVAEACGMKMLDVEITAYGIRAGSGHLALAEEVRIGDLVIRNVPFYVLDMKTGEEKADRYMKHLEAIIGLPLLNQLQEIRLDFLTNRLTIPKVLTPAPTFAPNICHTGKNILDLEVVYNQELLRMNFDSGSGVSQLNYDYFKRHKDRIEQIAEKDSMRMAGFGGTTRVCVYKMPGGGCFQIGEYTGCIDSLNVVATPEEDALHFVGDGVAGMDFFRSFNTITINLKDMFVKTTPKKQERNAMIYDSKKLRLKLPEDKLNITDILLGIANVYLDYWNQHR, from the coding sequence ATGAAGACAATACTACTTTTTTTACTTCTCTGCATAAGCCTCAGCACATCTGCCCAAACAGCCGATGAACGTGCCGGAACTTACATGAATCAGGCAGACTGGTTCAGTCTGCAACGCGAATTCGCTATTAACAAAGACTCCCTACATCCTTTCCTGCAAGAATTCGGTCAGGCACTACTGGATAATTTCTTCAACCGCCCTGAAGCTGCCTGCGAATCCATAGGCAAATTGCTGAACGAACAACAAAATAATATGGGATTTGAGAATACAGCTTCCATGATATACTTACTATCCGAAAACCTAAGCAAACTGGGAGCTAACGACCAAGCTGCCGAAACGCTGAAAAGTTTTTGTGACCAACTGGAAGGTCAGGTGGACAGCGCTTTCCTTGCCGGCTACCGGACAAGGGAATGTCAATACCGGGCGCTGGCGAAATACGACCTATACCAATGGAACAAAGCGGATAACGATCTTATCCTCCCCTTCCGCATAGACAGTATAGGAACCAAAGGTTCTACCGCTATTACCCTGCAAGGAGAACTAAACGGAAAAGAACGAAACTATACACTGGATACCGGTGCCGGAGTCAATGTAGTGACACCCGAAGTAGCGGAAGCCTGCGGTATGAAGATGCTGGATGTGGAGATTACGGCATATGGAATACGAGCGGGCAGTGGGCATCTTGCCTTGGCAGAAGAAGTAAGAATAGGTGATCTCGTGATCCGGAACGTACCTTTCTATGTACTGGATATGAAGACCGGAGAAGAAAAAGCAGACCGCTATATGAAGCATTTGGAAGCTATCATCGGATTGCCTTTACTTAATCAGCTCCAGGAAATCAGACTGGATTTCCTTACCAACCGGCTGACTATTCCCAAAGTCCTGACTCCCGCACCGACGTTTGCACCGAATATCTGCCATACAGGGAAGAATATTCTTGATCTGGAAGTAGTGTATAACCAAGAACTGTTACGTATGAACTTCGACAGTGGTTCCGGCGTCAGCCAACTGAACTACGATTATTTCAAGCGACATAAAGATCGCATTGAGCAAATAGCGGAAAAGGATTCTATGAGAATGGCAGGTTTCGGCGGAACAACACGAGTTTGTGTCTACAAGATGCCGGGTGGAGGATGCTTCCAGATAGGAGAATATACAGGATGCATCGATAGCCTGAATGTAGTGGCAACACCCGAAGAAGATGCTCTTCATTTTGTTGGAGACGGAGTAGCAGGAATGGATTTCTTCCGGAGCTTCAACACCATTACTATTAATCTGAAGGACATGTTCGTAAAAACCACTCCGAAAAAACAAGAGAGAAACGCAATGATCTACGATAGCAAAAAGCTACGCTTAAAGTTACCGGAAGACAAACTGAATATAACGGATATATTATTGGGGATAGCGAATGTATATCTGGACTACTGGAACCAGCATCGCTAA